A single Triticum dicoccoides isolate Atlit2015 ecotype Zavitan chromosome 2A, WEW_v2.0, whole genome shotgun sequence DNA region contains:
- the LOC119352809 gene encoding probable indole-3-acetic acid-amido synthetase GH3.8: protein MAAMAVGAEDAEKLRLLEGLTKDVDSVQERVLAEILARNAGTEYLRSRGGPTDRATFRAKVPVVSYDDLKPYIQRIANGDTSPVLSASPVTDFFTSSGTSAGEPKLIPNIEDEGRRRQLIVGLLTAVINSHFPGADKGKGLYFMFVKPETRTPGGLTAWPALTSVYKSEIFRPALEHHYTSPRAAVLCADAFQSMYAQMVCGLCRRHEVLRIGAVFTASLLRAIRFLQLNWEQLADDIEAGALSPRVIIDSSVREAVAGILRRPDPELARLVRQECCKGDWAGIVTRIWPNTRYLDVVVTGAMAQYVPALEHYGGGLPMVSTLYASSECFMGINLRPLCDPSEVSYTLMPNVAYFEFLPVDKEATGEADARQLVDLGRVEAGRVYEVVVTTYTGLNRYRVGDVLRVSGFHNAAPQFQFVRRQNVLLSVETDKTDEAELQRAVERAAELLRLHGASVAEYTSRACTERIPGHYVVYWELLTAGGAAEVDRETLDGCCLEMEEALNAVYRRSRAVDGSIGPLEIRVVRPGTFEELMDDAVSNGASINQYKAPRCVTLPAIIELLDSRVVSIHFSPTPPHWTPARRYD from the exons ATGGCGGCCATGGCTGTTGGCGCGGAGGACGCCGAGAAGCTCCGGCTCCTCGAGGGCTTGACCAAGGACGTGGACTCCGTGCAGGAGCGCGTGCTGGCCGAGATCCTCGCCCGGAACGCCGGCACGGAGTACCTCAGGAGCCGCGGCGGCCCCACGGACCGCGCCACCTTCCGGGCCAAGGTGCCCGTGGTGTCGTACGACGATCTGAAGCCATATATCCAGCGCATTGCCAACGGGGACACATCGCCCGTCCTGTCGGCGAGCCCCGTCACCGACTTCTTCACCAGCTCCGGCACCTCCGCCGGCGAGCCCAAGCTGATCCCCAACATCGAGGATGAGGGCCGGCGACGCCAGCTTATCGTCGGCCTCCTCACGGCCGTCATCAACTC GCACTTCCCTGGGGCTGACAAGGGGAAGGGGCTCTACTTCATGTTCGTCAAGCCGGAGACGAGGACGCCCGGTGGGCTGACGGCGTGGCCGGCCCTGACCAGCGTTTACAAGAGCGAGATTTTCAGGCCCGCCTTAGAGCACCACTACACGAGCCCGAGGGCGGCCGTGCTCTGCGCGGACGCGTTCCAAAGTATGTACGCGCAGATGGTGTGCGGCCTGTGCCGGCGCCACGAAGTGCTCCGCATCGGCGCCGTGTTCACCGCCAGCCTCCTGCGCGCCATCCGCTTCCTCCAGCTCAACTGGGAGCAGCTCGCCGACGACATCGAGGCCGGCGCGCTCAGTCCGCGCGTTATCATCGACTCGTCGGTGCGCGAGGCAGTTGCGGGCATCCTCCGCCGGccggaccccgagctcgcccgcctCGTTCGGCAAGAGTGCTGCAAGGGTGACTGGGCTGGTATCGTCACGCGCATCTGGCCGAACACGCGGTACCTCGACGTCGTCGTCACCGGCGCCATGGCGCAGTACGTCCCGGCCCTAGAACACTACGGCGGCGGCCTGCCGATGGTGTCCACCTTGTACGCGTCCTCCGAGTGCTTCATGGGCATCAACCTTCGCCCGCTGTGCGACCCGTCCGAGGTGTCCTACACCCTCATGCCCAACGTGGCCTACTTCGAGTTCCTCCCCGTGGACAAGGAGGCCACCGGCGAGGCGGACGCGAGGCAGCTCGTGGACCTCGGACGCGTGGAGGCCGGGCGGGTGTACGAGGTGGTGGTCACCACGTACACCGGGCTGAACCGGTACCGCGTGGGCGACGTGCTCCGCGTGTCGGGCTTCCACAACGCCGCGCCGCAGTTCCAGTTCGTACGCCGCCAAAACGTGCTGCTCTCCGTCGAGACGGACAAGACCGACGAGGCCGAGCTGCAGCGCGCCGTGGAGCGggccgcggagctgctccgcctgcACGGGGCGTCCGTGGCGGAGTACACCAGCCGCGCGTGCACCGAGCGCATCCCGGGCCACTACGTCGTCTACTGGGAGCTGCTGACCGCGGGAGGTGCGGCGGAGGTTGACAGGGAGACCCTCGACGGGTGCTGCCTGGAGATGGAGGAGGCCCTGAACGCGGTGTACCGGCGGAGCCGGGCGGTGGACGGGTCGATCGGGCCGCTCGAGATCCGGGTCGTACGGCCAGGCACCTTCGAGGAGCTCATGGACGACGCCGTCTCCAACGGCGCGTCCATCAACCAGTACAAGGCGCCCCGCTGCGTCACCCTCCCGGCCATCATCGAGCTGCTCGACTCGCGCGTCGTGTCCATCCACTTCAGCCCTACGCCGCCGCACTGGACTCCGGCCCGGCGCTACGACTAG